The stretch of DNA GCCTGTCTCTGAAAACTTCTTTAGCACAGTATTTTCTTCCAGAATATGGAATATGTGAAGTTTCTTAGAAAGTCATTACTGAAATTGTACAGGAATTGTGTCTGTTTACACAcaggttttaaaaatggaatctaTTAATAATTTTCCATAGATGATGTCACAGTCTTGTCTATGTCACCAGATATAAAAGCATCAGTGTCATTCCATGCCAATAAATAGATCTCTTTTAATAGCTGTATGGTATTTCCTTAATAATTTCCTTGGATTAGGATCACAAAGGAAATCTTATTCATGACTCCATTTAACTGTTATTCTACTCTACTTGTTCTCTCTTCAGGTGGCACTGAGCAGCACCTCTACTTTGAGTTGCAAAATGTGCAGATTTGGCCAATTTAGTTCTCCAAAGTGGCCTCATTCCAACTGCATCCCTCACTAAACTTGTCTCACCTATTCCAGGAAGACAGGTTATACCCATGCTACCAGAATAGAGTTTTCTAGGTACACACTTTTCTTCACACCACACTACTCACTTCCAAGAATGACCTAATGGGTTGTCTCCTCCTACTATTCAGTGACCAATTTGAGTCCCTCTTCTCTGAAGCATTCCTCAAGTACCACAGCCCACAGCAATCCCTTCCTCTTTAAGCTCCAGGAATGGGATTTTCCAATGAGGGTATGTATGTCATACTACAAATTGTCTGTCACTGTGCACGATGTATCTACATCTAGATTTTAAACTGAAGAAGGGTCACTTCTGCCACTTTTCACACAGAACTTTATTTAAAACACTGACTCAAATAGAGAACAATATGTTTAAACAATGAATAGCAGAGTAACTTACACAGGCAGCTCAGTTCACTAGAAGCTCAATACTGAAAAATACAGCAATCTGGACAGCAAGACAAATATCGACAAATTTTTTCAGCACTAATAATCATTTGGCATCCACAAAATGATCCAGCTcaaacaaagaattggacaaagtTAACATCAGAATTAAAGTATAAGTTACAATAAAAAACCAGACTGAAAACCAAAGCACTACTCAGGGTTCTTTGGGAACATAAGGCTGATCAGAGGCAGGTGGATAGTCATATTAGCTTTGCTGTCCTACCTCAGGATCACTTTGATTGTTTATTTGGACTTGCAGTTCCTCAGCCAACTTCTCAAATTCATGGAATGCAGAAATAAGTGGCTCAAGACTGAAATCATCATCAATTAAGGCCATTGTTCCATTTTTGATAATATTACTGAtattctgaaacattttaataACAATTTGAATGTTATCATTTGTCTCTTCTATGTTAAAGAGACCCACAAATATTGATAGAGCCTTGGCACTAAACAGTTTTTTTGCCACCATGGGATTTTCAGACAAATTCAACAGCATTTTCAGAATGTGAAACTTTGTTCTTGCATTGCCTGTGgttaataaggaaagaaatccaGACATATAATTGGAAACCAGTGTGTGATAGTCAGTAGTTGAGGTGAGGTGTCTAAGCATCCTTAACCCAAGCACCTGCTCAGGGGAACCCACGCTATGAGCAAGGGTTTCCTCACACACTTGACACACAAATGTCTCAATCATGTTCAGATTTGGGTAAGGTGGAGCCATGTGAATCATATTTTCCAGAAAACTTGTCCTAACTCGGGAGGAGGGATAATTGAGTAAGGTTTCAATAAGTGAGACAACACCTGAATCGCGAATGAAATCACGAGTAAATTGAGAAGCAGTTCTCATACCCATTGCAATCTTAGATATTTCATGAATAAAAGGATCTCGAATTTTGTCCATTAATAAGAGGAGTTCTTCAAACTCTTCTGGACCAATTTTAAGCTCACACTGTATGCAGCTGCAGGACCAACTCTCAGGCTGTGCACTCTCCTTGGCCCTAAGATGCTCCCGAATTTCCCTGACTGACCGGTAGGATGGATCATATTGAAATGGGAACTCAGAGTCAGGCTGATCAGACTGAAGCAAAGATTCCTGCTCTTCCCCTTCTGGGGTAACTTCCACATTCTTGGGCTTTCCCTCAAATAGTTCGGTGTATACAGATGTTGTTGCTTCTTCAGGAATTCTAAAGGGGCTTGGGGATGGGAAGCCAACCCCATGACAAGGACCAGGTTTGAATTCGACAGTGACCTCTTCCCAGGTTTTGGGCCTGGATGATACATTAACTTCCTCCTCGGCTCCATCTCTGAACCTGGGACTAGCCTTGTACACAGGACGAGGATTTAAGTCAAAGCAGGCCTCATCCCTGTCCCAGAACCAGGACCCAAATATGGCCTCTTCTTCAGACTCTGGTCTGGTCTCTTCTCTGGCCACAGCTCCCAAACTGGAATTTTCCTCAGTCCAGAACAACGATCCACCAATGGCCCCCTCCTCAGCCCCTGCCTCAGATTCACAGATGGCTGAAGCTCCAGCCTCCATACTGGCCTCTTTTTCTGCCCAGAACCAGGACCCAATAATGACTTCCTCCTCAAACCTGGTTTCTTGTTTGACCCTGTCACTGTTATTAACAACTTTCTGGGTCCTGGGCTTCAATACAGTATTAGGCGCTTCCTTGTCTCTGGGTCTGAATCTACTATTGGCCTCTTCTTCAGGCAAAAACCAAGATTCCTTATAGTACTCGTCTTCAGACTCAGATTCAAAAAAGTCCTCTCTTTTTGTCCGGAGCTTGGACCTCATATTTGCCTCATCCCTGACTCTGGACCTGAACAAGTTATTGGTATTTTCTCCAGCCCACAAGCAGAATGGGTTGCCAGACTCCTCCTCAgacccagaccaggaatcaataAAGGGATCTTGCTTGGATCTGGGCCTGGATCTGGGATTAGGCTGATGTTTGGCCCTGTGCCTAGACCTGGTATTGGCCTCTTCCCTAGGCCATGATCTGATACTGGCCTCTTCCCCAGCCCAAAAAGAAGACATTGTAGAGGTCTCATCTGCTGACCAGAATCCAGACTCACTAGAAGCCTCCTCTCTGGCCTTAGCCCTGGGATAGCACCAAGACCCCATACTAGTTTCCTCCCCAGACCCAAACCAGGGTTGGATTCCTGTCTGAACTTGGGAGCTAGGAAAGGTCTCACTGTCCACATTGACCAGTTCCCTATCCACAGATAGGGCCATAGGTTTAGTGACTGACCCAGACTCAGTATTGACCAATGGCCAGGCTACTACACTGGTTTGGGGCATGCCCTCTGATTGCAACATTGCCTCAGCCCCAAACTCAGTCTGAGCCCAAACTTGGGCTTCATCTTTGGGTCTTGCTCCAGGGATTGCCTTGGCTTCAGTCTTAGGACGTGCCCTGCCTACTGCCCTGGCCTCAGTTTTGGGCCTTGCTCCTGGCATTGCCTGGAATTCAGTTTTAGGCCTTGCCCCAGCCATTGGCTGCGACTCTGTTCTGGGCCTTGCTCCAGCCATTGTCTGTGACTCAGTTTTAGGCCTTGCCCCAGCCGTTGCCTTGGACTCAGTTTTCGACCTTGCCCCAGATGTTGCCTGGTTCCTAACCTTTGGTCTGACCACCATTGGGACTTCAGTCTCTCTCTCAGCCCCACCCACAACCTCTTCTCCAGGCTTCTTTTCAGGCTTGGCCTGGGCAACAGGCTCAACTTCAGCCCCAGTCATAGTACAAGTTACAGAAAAGACCTGGTTAAATACCTCAATCCAAGTCTCAGTCTCTACCACAGATCTGTCACAGTTCTGAATCCTCACACTGTGTAATCTCTAGATGATTCAGACAATATAGTTGGAAACAAAAGTTAGAGTCAATCACCAGTCCAGAACTCAATCAGCCTCTTTCCAATACCAGTCCCAGCCAATATCACAGAGTGCAGAAGAAGACCAACCAAGCTGAGAGAGGATGGATGCTTCCCCAGGGCAGGGTGCAGACCTGTCGATGGTGATGGTCAGCAGCAATTCCAACACCACCAGAGCTGCCACTGGAAGTCAATCTAGGAAGCAAGAATAACATGGGACATTGAATCTCTTCCAACTGTGTCACTCCATGCAAAAACTCACACAGAGAGACTGGACCTTAAAAGCTTGGTGGGAAAGTTAGGCTATTAGAAAGTCTCTCTGTCATCCTCATTTTACCCAAACATACTCTTTAATTCCAGAGATGCCACATTGCTTTGCTTGCTACAACACACATGCATAAATAGTGTGAAAGTATCTTGGCAATGGGAGAGGCTGAGGAGCCCCAAGACCAGACCCTAATCATTCTTGGACCTGTTTGTCTTTTCTACCTCACCCAAAAGCTGTACCCACTCTCATACCTGCACTAATGTGGCACAATCTTCCTCTCCTTGTTTTGTTTCAGTGGTATTAAGCCTTATGCAAACAGCAGGCTGTCCTATGGATAAGTAAACATACAGTAAAAATGGAGTCTGACTGCTTGGTTGACAGGCAGACACCCTGACCCCgaatacaaatatttctttttgtttaagtGTCTAATTtgtcttatgttttctttctcttggtcCCTGCTCTCTGGTCTGCTCCTCCCATTCACTGCCCAATCCACACCTACCCAACAATCCTAACACTCCTGCAGGACAGGAAATGGTCAAGGGGTTCTGCAGCAGTCTGCAAATCTAAAAGAGAGTAGGAGATGTGAATCAGCGACACCCAACTAGATGGAAAACACCTGTCAATCTTCCTCTGTAGCTGTCCCCTGCATTGCTCCTCTTTGCACAAACCTTCAGAGATTTcagtctcttccttctttccttccttgcaGAAGTAACCAGCCTTAAAGAAGGTCTATGgacaaaagatgaaaaagacagtCAGAAGACCAAGGTAGCAACTAAGAGGCTGGTGGACAGACCAACACCGAGTATGGGAATTCATATACTGTCTTTCAATATTTAGAGTCCTCTtagtagaatattttcattttatttaggtCCTGTATTTCAGCAGTCAAGATAACAAACAGCATCTCTTGACGTCACATTTTTCGCATTGCTCCCTTCTCCTATTATGAGGATTCACCACTAGGTGCACCACATCCCTTTGCCTTACGCAGCATAATTTGGGGGAAGGGTGCCCACATATTCTAGAAAACAGGTTGTGCAGTGGTACCTGAATTTATGATTTCTGTCCCACCTTTACCTCCCAGTTCATCTTTTCCACCCCCAATTCTGGATTGCgaagagaaaggaaggcaagGGAAGTGTGTAAAAACCTGGTAGACAAGAAATTTACGAAATATTCCTGCATGCCTGACCTGTGCTGGTCGCAATCACCCGACCCCGATTCAGATGCCCAGTCAACGgctgctgcccacccccaccccccatacaCTTTCAGAAAAATAGGTTTTTTCCCTGTCCCTCGTTTTCCTCAAGCTTCTCTACAGATGCACCCCGTGGCCTGAAATTGCCAGACCTACTGCACAGACAGTAGACTTTGGCATCAAAAAGGTGCCTGTGGGAAAGGACAGCACCCGGCACGAGGGGTCCGACAGGTCCCTTGACAGAATCATAGCCCGGGCTGCTCCCGTCCCAGCTCCGGCGACCTCCTCGGAGCGCCCACCCAGGCTCCCTCCGCCATTTCTCCCATAGCAGCTTCCCGCACAGCCCTCTCCCCGCACAGGCAAGTCGAGGGCGGGGCACAGGCACCCGGAAAGCCCGCCAGGGACTAGTCCGTGCCGCACGCCTCCCCAGCATCCGAGGGAACCCCTACAACCAAGACCCCGCAACCCCGGGCCCGGCCCGCGCCGGTTGCCGTCGTCTCAGGGCCAGGGGTCCCCCAGCGCTGCGCATCTCTTTAAGGATCCCGCTCTGCTCGCCTCCCCGTCTTCAGGCTGCCAGGGACAGGCTGTGAGCCGGTCGTCGCCCCACGACACCCCCACTTGCCTTCGCAGGCGCAGGGTCGCAGCTCTTCTCTCGCTTCCCACCGCTCGCCGTGCGGGCGGAATGGAAAAGAGGCGTCCCCACCTCCCGCGCCGCTGCGCCAAACCGGGTAGGGGCTGCGCAGGCTGCGGCACCGACGGCTCGCGGCGAGGGTGTCGGGAAGGGGGGCGGAGGGATACGGCACGAATGGGCTCGACGCCCCCTCGCAGGCCCACCGTAGTTCCGACCCAGAGTGGGCGGGGCCGGGAAGAACGCCAGGCTGAGGGGCGGAGCCACGCCAGCCCTCCGCTGCCCCCCGTGGGgtgaccaccccccccccccacgccCCACGCTTCTGGCCCTGCAGCGTAGTGGGGTCGCGGGCCGGGGCTGGGAGGGTCGCGAGGGGTCGCACTGCAGGGAGCAGCGGATGGATACAGGCCGCcccgcagtgtgtgtgtgtttgtgtgtgaaccTGCAGAGTGTTTGGTgtccaccctcccttccccatcaCGCTGGCCATCCTTCTTGGGCGCGGGTGGCTGGGGCTGCTTTCACCTTCAGGGGCCGTGGGCTGGAGG from Bos mutus isolate GX-2022 chromosome X, NWIPB_WYAK_1.1, whole genome shotgun sequence encodes:
- the GPRASP2 gene encoding G-protein coupled receptor-associated sorting protein 2 isoform X1, producing MTGAEVEPVAQAKPEKKPGEEVVGGAERETEVPMVVRPKVRNQATSGARSKTESKATAGARPKTESQTMAGARPRTESQPMAGARPKTEFQAMPGARPKTEARAVGRARPKTEAKAIPGARPKDEAQVWAQTEFGAEAMLQSEGMPQTSVVAWPLVNTESGSVTKPMALSVDRELVNVDSETFPSSQVQTGIQPWFGSGEETSMGSWCYPRAKAREEASSESGFWSADETSTMSSFWAGEEASIRSWPREEANTRSRHRAKHQPNPRSRPRSKQDPFIDSWSGSEEESGNPFCLWAGENTNNLFRSRVRDEANMRSKLRTKREDFFESESEDEYYKESWFLPEEEANSRFRPRDKEAPNTVLKPRTQKVVNNSDRVKQETRFEEEVIIGSWFWAEKEASMEAGASAICESEAGAEEGAIGGSLFWTEENSSLGAVAREETRPESEEEAIFGSWFWDRDEACFDLNPRPVYKASPRFRDGAEEEVNVSSRPKTWEEVTVEFKPGPCHGVGFPSPSPFRIPEEATTSVYTELFEGKPKNVEVTPEGEEQESLLQSDQPDSEFPFQYDPSYRSVREIREHLRAKESAQPESWSCSCIQCELKIGPEEFEELLLLMDKIRDPFIHEISKIAMGMRTASQFTRDFIRDSGVVSLIETLLNYPSSRVRTSFLENMIHMAPPYPNLNMIETFVCQVCEETLAHSVGSPEQVLGLRMLRHLTSTTDYHTLVSNYMSGFLSLLTTGNARTKFHILKMLLNLSENPMVAKKLFSAKALSIFVGLFNIEETNDNIQIVIKMFQNISNIIKNGTMALIDDDFSLEPLISAFHEFEKLAEELQVQINNQSDPEVGQQS
- the GPRASP2 gene encoding G-protein coupled receptor-associated sorting protein 2 isoform X2, with amino-acid sequence MVIVGRGHNRERQLGTDFCPGAQEAGSHPEGGVCGEKQRPLLEETFFKAGYFCKEGKKEETEISEDLQTAAEPLDHFLSCRSVRIVGTACCLHKA